One Edaphobacter flagellatus genomic region harbors:
- a CDS encoding alkaline phosphatase family protein produces MLFGSNVVTRSFYAVIVAFSSSLWAQTADEAKPVLMISVDAMNPHYVLHAEDHASETPFLQSLLRRSAYAESVINMVPTITNPNHVTLVTGTHPEQHGIFNNMLQDPISNSKAAQMEYGNAIRVPTLWEAAHMKGLKTASVLWPVSLGARGIDYNIPSISTGHTPADHYLLEAVSRPDGFLADLENEIGMYSPEEDEDEFAMRAAVAIIRREKPVFMTVHLSGLDEAQHHSGPDSPEAYAALKRIDSQLKQIVDTELAAYPNADIMIVSDHGFFPVSHVINLNSEFARRGILTISQNPAEHIDSWKAFSWTGGGSAVVMLHDPNDEITKANVKRILEDLQKNPANGIARVLSSEEAKAFGGAPETAFLIDCLPGYYIGRGLTTPLITSALQKGTHGFLPTHPELQSSFFIMGPSVAQGKNLGVIDMRQIAVTAAKELGVDLPQNNATPLPISK; encoded by the coding sequence GTGCTTTTCGGCTCAAATGTCGTAACGCGTTCTTTCTATGCTGTTATCGTTGCGTTCTCCAGCAGTCTTTGGGCACAGACAGCCGATGAGGCCAAGCCTGTCCTGATGATTTCGGTGGATGCAATGAACCCGCACTATGTTCTGCACGCAGAAGACCATGCTAGCGAAACGCCGTTTCTGCAAAGTCTGCTTAGGAGGAGTGCTTATGCGGAAAGTGTGATCAATATGGTGCCGACAATCACGAATCCGAACCATGTAACTCTCGTGACTGGGACGCACCCTGAGCAGCACGGAATTTTTAACAATATGCTACAGGATCCAATTTCGAACTCCAAAGCTGCACAGATGGAGTACGGAAACGCAATCCGCGTTCCCACGCTGTGGGAAGCTGCTCACATGAAAGGCTTGAAAACCGCCAGTGTTTTATGGCCGGTCAGCCTCGGGGCTCGTGGCATCGACTACAACATTCCCTCGATCAGTACTGGGCATACTCCCGCAGATCACTATCTTTTGGAGGCCGTATCACGACCGGATGGGTTTCTTGCCGATCTGGAAAATGAGATCGGAATGTACTCTCCCGAGGAGGATGAAGACGAATTTGCTATGCGCGCGGCTGTTGCGATCATTCGTCGTGAGAAGCCGGTATTCATGACCGTCCACCTTAGTGGTTTAGATGAAGCACAACACCATAGTGGACCCGATTCCCCGGAAGCTTATGCCGCACTCAAAAGGATCGACAGTCAACTCAAGCAGATTGTAGATACTGAGCTTGCAGCATATCCCAATGCCGATATCATGATCGTTTCTGATCATGGATTCTTTCCCGTAAGCCACGTCATCAATCTCAATTCGGAATTCGCGCGCCGGGGGATATTGACCATATCGCAAAATCCTGCGGAGCATATTGATTCGTGGAAGGCATTCTCCTGGACAGGTGGAGGAAGCGCAGTTGTGATGCTGCATGATCCCAACGACGAAATAACCAAAGCGAACGTAAAGAGGATTCTGGAAGATCTTCAGAAAAACCCTGCCAATGGTATCGCTCGAGTATTATCGAGCGAGGAAGCAAAGGCGTTTGGAGGCGCGCCGGAAACGGCATTCCTTATCGATTGCTTACCCGGTTACTATATTGGCCGAGGCTTAACCACGCCACTTATCACTAGTGCCTTACAGAAGGGCACTCACGGATTTTTGCCAACACATCCGGAACTGCAGTCTTCCTTCTTCATCATGGGCCCCTCAGTGGCTCAAGGGAAAAATCTAGGAGTTATCGATATGCGGCAGATTGCAGTAACTGCTGCGAAAGAGCTTGGAGTCGACTTACCTCAAAACAACGCAACTCCACTCCCAATTTCCAAATAG